The nucleotide sequence GATTCTTTTTATTTAATCTTTCCCTCTCTAAGATAAATTTTTTCTTATCTAATCCATAGGAATAGCCGCCCAAAGAATTTTTAGCAACAACTCTATGACAAGGAATTATTAAAGGCAAAGGGTTTCTTTTTAAAGCCATTCCAACAGCTCTTGGTGAGGTGTTTAGTTTTTTAGCTATATCTCCATAAGTTAATACATCCCCAAATTCTATGTCTTTAACAACATCTAAAACTTTTTTTGTAAATTCTGGAACTTCTAATTTATAATTTATTATCTTTCTTGCTTCTTTATCATCCATTCTTCCAAGATATAGTTCTAATATAATCTCTGCCACTTTTAAATATTCATCTTCTGGGTTGCTAATAATTTCCCCATTCATAAACTTAAATACCTCTTCTCTTCTCAAAGGGATTGTATTTTTAACTAATTGATTACCTTTAAATATCATTCCTATAAAATAATCTTCTATCTGAATTATCATGCTCTCACGGTGAAAAGCTATGTTGATTGTAATTAACTATAAGACGTACAAAGAGAGTATTGGAAAGAGAGGTTTAGAAATAGCCAAAGTTGCTGAAAAAGTTAGTGAAGAAAGTGGAGTTACAATAGGAGTAGCTCCTCAATTTGTAGATTTGAGAATGATTGTTGAAAACGTTAATATTCCAGTTTATGCTCAACATATTGATAACATAAATCCTGGAAGCCATACAGGACATATATTAGCTGAAGCAATTAAAGATTGTGGTTGTAAAGGAACTTTAATAAACCACTCAGAGAAGAGAATGTTGTTGGCAGATATTGAAGCAGTTATAAATAAATGTAAAGCTCTTGAATTAGAAACAATTGTCTGTACAAATAATATAAACACTTCTAAGGCAGTTGCAGCTTTAAATCCTGATTACATTGCAATTGAGCCTCCAGAACTTATAGGGACAGGAATTCCAGTATCAAAAGCAAATCCTGAGATTGTTGAAGGAACAGTTAAAGCGGTTAAAGAAATAAATAAAGATATTAAAGTTCTATGTGGGGCTGGAATATCTAAGGGAGAAGATGTTAAAGCTGCCCTTGATTTAGGGGCTGAGGGTGTTTTATTAGCTTCTGGAGTAGTTAAAGCAAAGAATGTAGAAGAAGCTATAAGAGAACTGATTAAATTTATCTAAATAATTTTATTTTAATTTTGACACTTTAACTATTTTATAAATAATTTCTAAATTATATTTTTTGGTGATATTAATGGCTTTTGGATTAGATAAAAATGTAGAGGGAGCTTTATGTTATCTGCTGTTTTGGGTTAGTGGATTGATATTTTTATTGTTGGAGAAAGAGGATGATTTTATTAGATTTCACGCTATTCAGTCATTTATAACATTTTTAAGTTTAAATTTAGTAGCTATGGTTATTTCAGCAATTCCAATAATTGGATGGATAGCTTCTGCTTTAATAAATATAGCAATAGTGGTTTTATGGATTGTTGGAATGATTAAAGCATATAATGGAGAGAAATATAAATTCCCAATATTTGGAGACATAGCAGAGAAATACTACAAAGACTTTCTAAGATAACTTTAAATTTTATTTTTATTACTGTAGAGGGTGAGAGCTTTGATAGAGATTGAAACTTTTTTAGAAAAATCTTTAAAAAATAGGATAAGTTTTGATAATGCTATATATCTTTATGAGAATTTTAATGCTATAGATTTGCTGTATTTAGCTTTTAAGATAAAGAATGAAATAAAAAATAATGATAGAATTAAATTATGTGCTATAATAAATGCTAAAAGTGGAAAATGTTCAGAGAATTGTATTTTCTGCTCTCAGTCAATTCACAATAATTGCAACATCCCAATATATCCATTAAAATCAAAAAAAGAGATTTTAGAGTATGCAAAAAAATTTGATGGTGTTGTTGAAAGATTTGGTATAGTCACAAGTGGTAAAAAAATTAATGATGATGAATTTACAGAAATTCTTGAAGCTATAGAGCTTATAAAGGAAGAAACAAATTTAAAAGTATGCTGTTCTTTGGGTTTATTGGATGAAGAAAAATTAAAGGAGTTGAAGAAGTTGGATGTTAGAGTTCATAACAACTTAGAAACGTCAAAAAATTACTTTAAAAATATATGCTCAACTCACAGCTATGAGGATAAGGTAAAAGTAATAAGAGAAGCAAAGAAAATTGGCTTAGAAGTTTGTAGCGGCGGAATATTTGGACTTGGGGAAAGCATAGAAGAAAGAATAAAGATGGCTTTTGAACTTAAAGAGCTCGGAGTTGATAGCGTCCCAATAAATATTTTACATCCAATTGAGGGGACTAAAGCATATCAAATGGTAAAAAATGGAGAAATTAAGCCAATAAGTATTTCAGATGTTTTGAAGTCAATAGCTTTATATAAAATAATTATGCCTTATGCAGAGATTAGATTGGCTGGTGGAAGAGCATACAACTTAAAAGATTACCAATCCTATTCTTTAATGGCTTTGGATGGATTAATGGTTGGAAACTATTTAACTACAAAAGGTAGAATTTTAGAAGATGACTTAAAAATGATTGCAGATTTTTGTAATTTGGTGGAATGATATGTGGTTCAAAAAAAGAATCATAATGAAAGAAACAAATATACTTTTAAAGGTAGATGATAAAAGGTATTTTAAAAGGGCAGAAGAAATTATCTTAAAAAATAGATTAGAATTGGAAAGATATATATTAAAAAACCCTTATTTTTTAACTTCTTACTATCCAATTGATGTAGAATACGATGCCCCAGAAATTGTAAAGTTAATGGCTATAGCTGGAGAAATTGCCAATGTAGGTCCTATGGCAAGTGTTGCTGGAGCTATAGCGGAGATGCTAATTAAAAATATTGGAGCAAAAAACATCATTGCTGAAAATGGTGGAGATATTTGTTTAAGAGCTAAAAAAGATGTTGTTGTTGGCTTATATGCTGGAAATTCAAAGATTACTGGGGAGGTTGGATTTAAGTTAAAAAAAGAGAAGATTAAAAATATATATGGCATTTGTACTTCATCAGCAACAGTAGGACATTCAATAAGTTTTGGAGAGGCAGATGCAGTTACTGTTTTTGCTAAAAGTTCTGCTATAGCAGATGCAGCAGCAACCTCTATTTGCAATGCTTCAAGGGGAAGAAATGAGGAAGAGATGATAAACAATGCATTAGAAAAGGTAGATGAAATTGAAAAAATAGATGGAGTTTTTATTGTTGTAAAAGATAAGGTAGGGATTAAAGGAAAAATTCCAGAGTTAGTTAAGACAGATAAAAAAATAACCTTAGGAGAGTTGTTTGATATCTATTAAAAAATTATTAAAATCATTAGGTAAGAATAATTATGCTAAAAATAAAAATGGTGAAATCAATGTATGAAGTTAGAGATATAAACCTTTGGAAAGAAGGAGAGAGAAAAATTCAATGGGCAAAACAACACATGCCTGTTTTAGGTTTAATTAGAGAGAGATTTAAAGAAGAAAAGCCATTTGAGGGAATAACAATAGGAATGGCTTTGCATTTAGAGGCAAAGACAGCTGTTTTAGCAGAGACATTGATGGAAGGAGGGGCAGAGATTGCTATAACTGGATGTAATCCTTTATCTACTCAGGATGATGTAGCTGCTGCTTGTGCCAAAAAAGGAATGCATGTTTATGCATGGAGAGGAGAGACAGTTGAAGAATATTACGCTAATTTAAATAAAGTTTTAGACCACAAGCCAGACATCATTATAGATGATGGATGTGATTTGATATTTTTATTGCATACAAAGAGAACTGAGCTTTTAGATAATATAATGGGGGGGTGTGAAGAAACAACAACTGGGATTATTAGATTGAGGGCAATGGAAAGAGAGGGGGCTTTAAAATTCCCAGTTATGGATGTAAATGATGCTTATACAAAACACCTATTTGATAATAGGTATGGAACTGGGCAGAGTGCTTTAGATGGGATTTTGAGGGCTACAAACTTATTAATTGCTGGAAAAACTGTTGTTGTAGCAGGGTATGGATGGTGTGGTAGAGGAGTGGCTATGAGGGCTAAGGGATTGGGGGCAGAGGTTGTTGTTACTGAAGTTAATCCAATTAGAGCTTTAGAGGCAAGAATGGATGGATTTAGAGTTATGAAGATGGAAAAAGCTGCAGAGATTGGAGATATATTTATAACAACAACTGGATGTAAAGATGTTATTAGAAAGGAACATATATTAAAAATGAAAAATGGAGCTATTTTAGCAAATGCTGGACACTTTGACAATGAAAT is from Methanocaldococcus bathoardescens and encodes:
- a CDS encoding UPF0280 family protein, with the translated sequence MWFKKRIIMKETNILLKVDDKRYFKRAEEIILKNRLELERYILKNPYFLTSYYPIDVEYDAPEIVKLMAIAGEIANVGPMASVAGAIAEMLIKNIGAKNIIAENGGDICLRAKKDVVVGLYAGNSKITGEVGFKLKKEKIKNIYGICTSSATVGHSISFGEADAVTVFAKSSAIADAAATSICNASRGRNEEEMINNALEKVDEIEKIDGVFIVVKDKVGIKGKIPELVKTDKKITLGELFDIY
- the bioB gene encoding biotin synthase BioB, which encodes MEIETFLEKSLKNRISFDNAIYLYENFNAIDLLYLAFKIKNEIKNNDRIKLCAIINAKSGKCSENCIFCSQSIHNNCNIPIYPLKSKKEILEYAKKFDGVVERFGIVTSGKKINDDEFTEILEAIELIKEETNLKVCCSLGLLDEEKLKELKKLDVRVHNNLETSKNYFKNICSTHSYEDKVKVIREAKKIGLEVCSGGIFGLGESIEERIKMAFELKELGVDSVPINILHPIEGTKAYQMVKNGEIKPISISDVLKSIALYKIIMPYAEIRLAGGRAYNLKDYQSYSLMALDGLMVGNYLTTKGRILEDDLKMIADFCNLVE
- the tpiA gene encoding triose-phosphate isomerase gives rise to the protein MLIVINYKTYKESIGKRGLEIAKVAEKVSEESGVTIGVAPQFVDLRMIVENVNIPVYAQHIDNINPGSHTGHILAEAIKDCGCKGTLINHSEKRMLLADIEAVINKCKALELETIVCTNNINTSKAVAALNPDYIAIEPPELIGTGIPVSKANPEIVEGTVKAVKEINKDIKVLCGAGISKGEDVKAALDLGAEGVLLASGVVKAKNVEEAIRELIKFI
- a CDS encoding DUF4870 domain-containing protein is translated as MAFGLDKNVEGALCYLLFWVSGLIFLLLEKEDDFIRFHAIQSFITFLSLNLVAMVISAIPIIGWIASALINIAIVVLWIVGMIKAYNGEKYKFPIFGDIAEKYYKDFLR
- a CDS encoding methylated-DNA--[protein]-cysteine S-methyltransferase, with amino-acid sequence MIIQIEDYFIGMIFKGNQLVKNTIPLRREEVFKFMNGEIISNPEDEYLKVAEIILELYLGRMDDKEARKIINYKLEVPEFTKKVLDVVKDIEFGDVLTYGDIAKKLNTSPRAVGMALKRNPLPLIIPCHRVVAKNSLGGYSYGLDKKKFILERERLNKKNLK
- the ahcY gene encoding adenosylhomocysteinase, yielding MYEVRDINLWKEGERKIQWAKQHMPVLGLIRERFKEEKPFEGITIGMALHLEAKTAVLAETLMEGGAEIAITGCNPLSTQDDVAAACAKKGMHVYAWRGETVEEYYANLNKVLDHKPDIIIDDGCDLIFLLHTKRTELLDNIMGGCEETTTGIIRLRAMEREGALKFPVMDVNDAYTKHLFDNRYGTGQSALDGILRATNLLIAGKTVVVAGYGWCGRGVAMRAKGLGAEVVVTEVNPIRALEARMDGFRVMKMEKAAEIGDIFITTTGCKDVIRKEHILKMKNGAILANAGHFDNEINKRHLEELAKSIKEVRNCVTEYDLGDKKIYLLGEGRLVNLACADGHPCEVMDMSFANQALAAEYILKNHDKLEPRVYNIPYEQDLMIASLKLKSMGIEIDELTEEQKKYLEDWREGT